In Caldicoprobacter guelmensis, the genomic stretch CCCGCTTTGCTCATTTCTACCGCCACCGGCATCATCGTCACCAGAGCGGCTTCTGAATCCAACCTGGGGCGGGACCTCTTAAAGCAGATAACCGGTCAGCCCTTGGTGCTTGTATTGGCATCGGTTCTCCTGTTTATAATGGGCTTTTTCCCGGGCTTTCCACGCTGGGTATTGTTTGCCATGGGAGCCTGCATGGCCTATATGGGTTATACCCTGATCCAGGCTTCCAAAGCCTCATTGGCAGCTGCTGGGCAGGAGGCTGCTCCCGAGAATATACTGGAGGAGATGCGAAAACCGGAAAATGTGATGCAGCTTTTAGAGGTTGACCCCTTGGAAGTGGAGTTCGGGTATGGACTTATACCCTTGGCCGATGTGAACCAAGGCGGAGATTTATTGGACAGGATAGTAATGATACGAAGGCAGATGGCGCTTGACTTGGGGCTCATCGTTCCGGTGGTAAGGCTGAGGGACAACATACAGCTTGAACCAAATGAATACGTCATAAAGGTGAGAGGGGTGGAGGTGGCCAGAGGGCAGGTATTGCCTGACCATTTGCTGGCCATGGACCCTGGCACTGTAGAGCAACCCATAGAGGGCATTGACACCGTAGAGCCGGCATTTGGCCTGCCCGCCAAGTGGATAAAGGAGCATCAGCGGGAGAGGGCCGAGATGCTGGGCTATACTGTGGTGGATCCACCTTCGGTTATATCCACTCACCTCACCGAGGTTATAAGAAAACATGGGCATGAGCTTATTAATCGTCAGGACGTACAAACCTTGCTTGATAACTTAAAAGGGAAGTATCCCGCTTTGGTAGAGGATGTAGTACCTAAGACTTTGACCCTTGGTGAGGTTCAAAAAGTTCTGGCAAACCTGATCAAGGAGAATGTGCCGATACGCGACATGGTCACCATACTCGAGACGCTTGCTGATTATGGCAATATAACTAAAGACCCTGATATGCTCACGGAATACGTGCGCCAGGCTCTGGCACGCACAATCACTTCGAGGTTTGTGCCCGAGAAGAAGGTCAAGGTTTTAACGCTTGCTCCCGAGCTTGAAAAGGCCATAATGGACAGCGTTCAGCAAACTGAGCACGGGTCCTATTTAGCCATGGAACCTACTAAAACGCATGCCATATTTAAAAACCTCACTAAAGAATTGGAGAAGCTTACTTCTATAGGGTTACAGCCCATAGTGTTGACGGCACCGGTTGTGAGGATGTACTTCAAAAGGCTGACCGAGCAGGTAGCACCGGATCTAGTGGTTTTATCATATAACGAGCTTGACGGTTCGGTGGAGATACAGTCAGTGGGGGTGGTGAGGGCTTAAAGCTATGAAGGTAAAAAGGTACATTGGTTATACCGCTCAGGAAGCTATGCAAAAAGTCAAGGACGAAATGGGCAAGGATGCCCTAATACTCAGTACCCGCAAGATACGGCAAAAAGGGCTGGCAGGGTTGTTTAAAAGACCTCTTATTGAGGTGGTGGCGGCCTCAGAGGAAGGTGATGTAAATTTTCCTTCAAAAAGGACAACGCCTGTTTATAACACGACAAACTATATCTCATCCATAAAGCGCGATGATACAGCCAAGGTATTGGAGAAGCTAGAAGCCCAGATCTCAAATATGGGCGAGCTTTTAAACAAGCTGGCCAGCAACTTTAGGACAATAGAAGTCCGGGAAAAGCCGGGCATAAAACAGGAGTATCTCCCCTACTATGAAATGCTTATCAAAAACGAGGTAAATGAGGACATAGCAAAGGGTATCATTGAAAAGGCCGGCTTGATTTACGAGAGGGGTTATGCCGATTTTGAAAGGTGTATAAGGCAGGTGCTCATGGAGCACATTGGTACCCCACGGCCTCTGGAGGTGTCTGCCGGCCAACGCAAGGTAGTGGTATTTGTTGGTCCTACGGGGGTAGGCAAAACCACTTCATTGGCAAAGCTGGCAGCCATATTTTCCATACAAAAACAGATGAGGGTGGGGCTTATCACCGCCGATACCTACAGGATTGCAGCAGTGGACCAGCTAAAGATATACGCCGAAATAATGGAGCTTCCTTTGAGCATCTTATATTCTCCCCGGGAGATGGTGGAGGCGCTTGAAGAGCACAGGGATAAAGACGTGGTGTTTGTAGATACTGCCGGCAAGAGCATCAGGGACAGGGCGCAGGAAAGGGAGATACTAGAACTCATTTCCTTAAGCGGAGCCGATGAGGTGTATCTGGTGCTGAGCTGTAACACCAGCTATTCTGGATGTTTAAATATAATTAAGAGTTACAGCTTCTTGCCGGATTACAAACTGCTCTTTACAAAGATGGATGAGGCCTCCAACTATGGGGTCATATTGAACTGCCGGCATCTAAGTGGTAAACCGCTGTCGTATATTGCTACCGGCCAAAGCGTGCCTGATGATATAGAAGTGGCAGACCCCGGCAAGCTGGTATCCTGTATTATGAAAAGGGTGGAAGTTTGATGGACCAGGCCGAAAGGTTAAGGCAGATTGTAAAGGACTTAAGGGAA encodes the following:
- the flhA gene encoding flagellar biosynthesis protein FlhA, producing the protein MKFADIFIAFVVVAVVLLIILPLNEGMMDILLTLNLSLSLVILFATLYVKEPLDFAVFPSVLLITTLFRLALNISSTKLILGKGSAGKVIETFGHFVVQGNLVVGAIVFLIIVIVQFIVITKGAERVAEVAARFTLDAMPGKQMAIDADLNSGLIDENEAKRRRQRIQQEADFYGAMDGASKFVKGDAIVGILITIINIVGGIIIGSTQRGMPIEQVLERYTILTIGDGLVSQIPALLISTATGIIVTRAASESNLGRDLLKQITGQPLVLVLASVLLFIMGFFPGFPRWVLFAMGACMAYMGYTLIQASKASLAAAGQEAAPENILEEMRKPENVMQLLEVDPLEVEFGYGLIPLADVNQGGDLLDRIVMIRRQMALDLGLIVPVVRLRDNIQLEPNEYVIKVRGVEVARGQVLPDHLLAMDPGTVEQPIEGIDTVEPAFGLPAKWIKEHQRERAEMLGYTVVDPPSVISTHLTEVIRKHGHELINRQDVQTLLDNLKGKYPALVEDVVPKTLTLGEVQKVLANLIKENVPIRDMVTILETLADYGNITKDPDMLTEYVRQALARTITSRFVPEKKVKVLTLAPELEKAIMDSVQQTEHGSYLAMEPTKTHAIFKNLTKELEKLTSIGLQPIVLTAPVVRMYFKRLTEQVAPDLVVLSYNELDGSVEIQSVGVVRA
- the flhF gene encoding flagellar biosynthesis protein FlhF: MKVKRYIGYTAQEAMQKVKDEMGKDALILSTRKIRQKGLAGLFKRPLIEVVAASEEGDVNFPSKRTTPVYNTTNYISSIKRDDTAKVLEKLEAQISNMGELLNKLASNFRTIEVREKPGIKQEYLPYYEMLIKNEVNEDIAKGIIEKAGLIYERGYADFERCIRQVLMEHIGTPRPLEVSAGQRKVVVFVGPTGVGKTTSLAKLAAIFSIQKQMRVGLITADTYRIAAVDQLKIYAEIMELPLSILYSPREMVEALEEHRDKDVVFVDTAGKSIRDRAQEREILELISLSGADEVYLVLSCNTSYSGCLNIIKSYSFLPDYKLLFTKMDEASNYGVILNCRHLSGKPLSYIATGQSVPDDIEVADPGKLVSCIMKRVEV